From a region of the Acinetobacter calcoaceticus genome:
- a CDS encoding sensor histidine kinase, whose protein sequence is MTFQRLELNQVEQLSACRISLLLGLNAEQNYIEQFFRFSLRLLKCKKALLTFNQEPYFWHRCPDGMTAISFKPSKHLKQCFAKQQVINHLHPSYQNLTNYLKELNIECSRALAVHLLHPDKTSMGFAVFFDDDAATFEDDDIQLLLDYCSTFMQQVELKFNYEELNELYEQQVAINSSKTKFFSIISHDLRAPFHGLLGFSEVLAKERETLDESSIQNIADYLYDTSQSTYNLLESLLTWAMAEGGRFVYHPINFNLRQVSNIVFDVLYTLALKKNIELVNAVPEDLKIYADINMMTSVIQNLVSNALKFTDVDGSGKVFIEAKQSGENVEITVRDTGLGMTKQQMANLFHPRITASFKGTAGEKGAGLGLSLCKRFVEINQGQIDVSSKEGVGTTFKVLLPSAQESHETHVEHYSSAEAKLV, encoded by the coding sequence ATGACATTCCAACGTTTAGAACTAAACCAAGTTGAGCAGTTAAGTGCTTGCAGAATATCTTTGTTGCTTGGATTAAATGCCGAGCAGAACTATATCGAGCAATTTTTCCGGTTTAGTCTTCGTCTTTTGAAGTGTAAAAAAGCCTTATTAACTTTTAATCAAGAACCTTACTTTTGGCATCGTTGCCCAGATGGTATGACCGCCATTTCGTTTAAACCTTCAAAACATTTAAAACAGTGCTTTGCTAAACAACAGGTGATTAATCACCTACATCCTTCCTATCAAAATTTAACCAACTATTTAAAAGAATTAAATATTGAATGTAGTCGGGCGTTAGCAGTACATCTTTTACACCCTGATAAAACCTCTATGGGCTTCGCTGTTTTCTTTGATGACGATGCAGCTACATTTGAAGATGATGATATCCAGTTGTTACTTGATTACTGTTCTACTTTTATGCAGCAGGTTGAGTTGAAATTTAACTATGAAGAGTTAAACGAACTTTATGAACAACAAGTTGCGATTAACTCAAGTAAAACTAAATTTTTCTCGATTATTTCGCATGATTTACGTGCACCTTTTCATGGACTGCTCGGTTTTTCAGAAGTACTCGCCAAAGAGCGTGAAACTTTAGATGAATCAAGCATTCAAAATATTGCAGACTATTTATACGACACTTCGCAATCGACCTATAACTTGCTCGAAAGTTTACTGACATGGGCGATGGCTGAGGGTGGGCGTTTTGTGTATCACCCGATTAATTTTAACCTTAGACAAGTCAGTAATATCGTTTTTGATGTTTTATATACCTTAGCTTTAAAGAAAAATATTGAATTGGTGAATGCTGTACCAGAAGATTTAAAAATCTATGCCGATATCAATATGATGACCTCGGTGATTCAAAACTTAGTGTCAAATGCGCTGAAATTTACAGATGTTGATGGTTCGGGCAAAGTCTTTATTGAAGCCAAACAATCTGGTGAAAATGTTGAAATAACAGTTCGAGACACCGGTCTAGGCATGACCAAGCAACAAATGGCGAATTTGTTCCATCCACGTATTACAGCCAGCTTTAAAGGAACCGCAGGTGAAAAAGGTGCAGGCTTAGGTTTAAGCCTTTGTAAGCGTTTTGTCGAGATTAACCAAGGGCAAATTGATGTCAGCTCTAAAGAGGGTGTAGGAACAACATTTAAGGTTTTATTACCTTCAGCTCAAGAAAGTCATGAGACTCATGTCGAGCATTACTCTTCAGCGGAAGCAAAATTAGTCTAA